A window from Erythrobacter sp. YJ-T3-07 encodes these proteins:
- a CDS encoding VOC family protein — MPKPGSLTALGPCEQLAYVPSDFDAALKYWTETMGVGPFFLFENITLENMRYRGEPTDARFSVAMAYWNDIQIELFRPENDAPAHYNGEYGVKDRLHHTLVLVEDFEAAKKAVADARAEIIVEGTFGGARVYYVDPGAGPGGLLEILEKSEQGEQLFTMMREAARDWDGSEPLRTLG; from the coding sequence ATGCCCAAGCCTGGAAGTCTCACCGCTCTGGGGCCGTGCGAGCAGCTCGCCTACGTGCCGAGCGATTTCGACGCTGCGTTGAAATACTGGACCGAGACGATGGGGGTCGGCCCCTTCTTCCTGTTCGAGAACATCACGTTGGAGAACATGCGTTATCGCGGCGAGCCGACCGATGCACGTTTCTCGGTCGCGATGGCATACTGGAACGACATCCAGATCGAGCTTTTCCGGCCAGAGAACGACGCGCCCGCACATTATAACGGGGAGTATGGCGTGAAGGACCGGCTGCACCACACGCTGGTGCTGGTCGAGGATTTCGAAGCTGCGAAGAAAGCGGTCGCCGATGCGAGGGCCGAGATAATCGTCGAAGGTACCTTCGGCGGTGCGCGGGTCTATTATGTCGATCCCGGCGCGGGGCCGGGCGGGCTGCTGGAGATCCTCGAAAAGTCCGAGCAGGGCGAACAGCTTTTCACGATGATGCGCGAGGCCGCGCGCGACTGGGACGGCAGCGAGCCGCTGCGGACACTGGGTTAG
- a CDS encoding DUF1826 domain-containing protein, whose translation MQRRAVPLCDRHLLTRDPFTLRASGAPDRAAAALGDLPGALTEDIAMLATRLAALMLCDEVRLRLELVDDDSCCKLHADFTDLRLITTYAGRGTQFACDNVPGGEVWNIDAGDIALVKGWQFGEGHDPCLHRSPPIAGTGERRLLLAIDTPRIDPEPGA comes from the coding sequence GTGCAGCGCCGAGCGGTGCCGCTTTGCGACAGGCATCTGCTGACGCGCGATCCGTTCACGTTGCGCGCGAGCGGTGCGCCCGATCGCGCGGCCGCCGCATTGGGTGATCTGCCCGGTGCGCTGACGGAGGATATCGCCATGCTCGCCACCCGCCTCGCGGCGTTGATGCTCTGCGACGAGGTGCGTCTGCGGCTCGAGCTGGTCGATGATGATTCCTGTTGCAAGCTCCACGCGGATTTCACCGACCTGCGGCTCATCACCACCTATGCGGGGCGCGGCACGCAATTCGCCTGCGACAACGTGCCGGGCGGGGAGGTGTGGAATATCGACGCGGGCGATATCGCACTGGTCAAAGGCTGGCAGTTCGGCGAGGGGCATGATCCCTGTCTGCACCGTTCCCCACCCATCGCGGGCACCGGTGAACGGCGCTTGCTGCTGGCGATCGATACGCCGCGGATCGACCCGGAGCCGGGCGCGTGA
- a CDS encoding phosphotransferase produces the protein MSAAAEGNKGTTAVRAGYELDRAALEAWLRGHVDGFAGPLEVHQFKGGQSNPTYRLSTPTRSYVLRRKPPGEILKGAHAVEREARVMEALGRTGFPVPAIHGLCEDESVLGTPFFVMEMVEGRILWDATFPDVPRDARPDYFAAMNGVLAQLHGVDPEAVGLGDYGRPGNYFARQIARWSKQYLADEEAGRNADMDALVEWLPENIPPGEETAIVHGDLRCDNMIFAPDEPRVLAVLDWELSTLGHPLADFAYNAMMYRMPPDIVAGLHGADLAALNIPSEAEYVAAYCARTGRESIPNWEFYIAFNFFRLAAIFHGIKGRVIRGNAASAQAAERATKFPILARLAREAMQACEQG, from the coding sequence ATGAGCGCTGCGGCGGAAGGGAATAAGGGCACTACGGCTGTGCGCGCGGGCTACGAACTCGACCGTGCTGCGCTGGAGGCGTGGCTGCGCGGCCATGTCGACGGGTTTGCCGGACCGCTGGAGGTCCACCAGTTCAAGGGCGGGCAGTCCAACCCCACCTACCGGCTGAGCACGCCGACGCGCAGTTACGTGCTGCGGCGCAAGCCTCCGGGCGAAATCCTCAAGGGTGCGCACGCGGTGGAACGCGAGGCCCGGGTGATGGAGGCGCTGGGCCGGACCGGCTTTCCCGTTCCCGCAATTCACGGCCTGTGCGAGGACGAGAGCGTGCTCGGCACGCCGTTTTTCGTGATGGAGATGGTTGAGGGGCGCATCCTCTGGGACGCGACCTTCCCCGATGTGCCCCGCGATGCGCGGCCGGACTACTTTGCCGCGATGAACGGCGTGCTGGCCCAGTTGCACGGGGTCGATCCCGAGGCGGTCGGCCTGGGCGACTACGGCAGGCCCGGCAACTACTTCGCGCGCCAGATCGCCCGGTGGTCGAAGCAATATCTGGCCGACGAAGAGGCGGGCCGGAACGCGGACATGGACGCGCTGGTCGAATGGCTGCCTGAGAATATCCCGCCGGGCGAGGAAACCGCGATCGTCCATGGCGATCTGCGCTGCGACAACATGATCTTCGCGCCCGACGAGCCGCGCGTGCTCGCGGTGCTCGACTGGGAGCTGTCGACGCTGGGCCACCCGCTCGCCGATTTCGCCTATAACGCGATGATGTACCGGATGCCGCCCGACATCGTGGCGGGGCTGCACGGCGCCGATCTGGCCGCGCTCAACATTCCGAGCGAGGCGGAGTATGTTGCCGCCTATTGCGCGCGGACCGGGCGCGAGAGCATTCCCAACTGGGAGTTCTACATCGCGTTCAACTTCTTCCGCCTCGCGGCGATCTTCCACGGGATCAAGGGCCGGGTGATCCGCGGCAATGCCGCCAGCGCGCAGGCGGCGGAGCGGGCGACGAAGTTCCCGATTCTCGCTCGGCTGGCGCGCGAGGCAATGCAGGCCTGCGAGCAAGGGTGA
- a CDS encoding alkaline phosphatase PhoX: MPAIQTAPIQTDRRKFLAGTGAAFGALLASGCTTNRMVTAAGTAGVPAYGPLQPDPDGMLDLPSGFSYRLLSSLGEAMSDGGTVPDKADGMGCFNLGNGEIALVRNHELVPGDGAGGPIARGFGTRNGEIVPGGTTNIVLDANTLEVQRQFRTLGGTIRNCSGGVTPWNTWLTCEESPTGPGQRYGEGLAQNHGWVFEVPANASGLVAPVALTAMGRFNHEAACVDPETGMVYMTEDRDDGVLYRFIPKERGNLRAGGRLQAMAIDGLDDTRNWDAPVMQVQKPYEARWIDLDEVEAPLDDLRIRAVAKGAALVARGEGIHMGTDDLFVCSTSGGQKGLGQIFRFVPGRGRGPDMVELFFESESKDQFNFGDNLTVSPNGHLIVCEDQYTDVVDNHLRGITPDGRAYTLARLTMQTELAGACFSPDGKWLFVNAYSPTRTVAITGPWDRLMT; the protein is encoded by the coding sequence ATGCCCGCGATCCAGACCGCCCCGATCCAGACCGATCGCCGCAAGTTTCTCGCCGGAACCGGGGCCGCATTCGGCGCCCTGCTGGCGAGCGGCTGCACCACCAACAGGATGGTTACGGCAGCCGGCACCGCAGGCGTACCCGCCTACGGCCCGCTGCAACCCGATCCTGACGGAATGCTCGATCTGCCTTCCGGCTTCTCGTACCGGCTGCTGTCCAGTCTCGGCGAGGCCATGAGTGATGGCGGGACCGTGCCCGACAAGGCCGACGGCATGGGCTGCTTCAACCTCGGCAACGGTGAGATCGCCCTCGTGCGCAACCACGAACTGGTCCCGGGCGACGGCGCGGGAGGCCCGATCGCGAGGGGCTTCGGCACTCGCAATGGGGAGATCGTTCCAGGCGGGACGACCAATATCGTGCTCGACGCGAACACGCTGGAGGTACAGCGCCAGTTTCGCACGCTTGGCGGCACGATCCGCAATTGCTCGGGCGGGGTCACGCCGTGGAATACCTGGCTGACCTGCGAGGAATCGCCGACCGGCCCCGGCCAGCGCTATGGCGAGGGCCTGGCGCAAAATCACGGCTGGGTGTTCGAAGTGCCCGCCAATGCCTCCGGGCTGGTCGCCCCTGTCGCGCTGACCGCGATGGGACGCTTCAACCACGAGGCTGCCTGCGTCGATCCGGAGACGGGGATGGTCTACATGACCGAGGACCGCGACGACGGCGTGCTCTATCGTTTCATCCCGAAGGAACGCGGCAACCTGCGCGCGGGCGGACGGCTGCAGGCCATGGCGATCGACGGCCTCGACGATACGCGCAACTGGGATGCGCCGGTCATGCAGGTGCAAAAGCCGTACGAGGCGCGCTGGATCGATCTCGACGAGGTAGAGGCTCCGCTCGACGACCTGCGCATCCGCGCGGTCGCGAAGGGCGCGGCGCTGGTCGCACGCGGTGAAGGTATCCATATGGGCACGGACGACCTGTTCGTGTGCTCGACCAGCGGCGGGCAGAAAGGGCTCGGGCAGATCTTCCGCTTCGTCCCCGGTCGCGGGCGCGGCCCGGACATGGTGGAGCTGTTCTTCGAGAGCGAGAGCAAGGACCAGTTCAATTTCGGCGACAACCTGACCGTTTCGCCCAATGGCCACCTGATCGTGTGCGAAGATCAGTACACCGATGTGGTCGACAACCACTTGCGCGGTATCACGCCCGATGGCCGCGCCTACACGCTTGCACGCCTGACCATGCAGACCGAACTGGCCGGGGCCTGCTTCTCACCCGACGGCAAATGGCTCTTCGTAAACGCCTATTCGCCCACCCGCACCGTGGCGATCACCGGGCCGTGGGACCGGTTGATGACCTGA
- a CDS encoding cytochrome P450, with protein sequence MSAQPIPDHVPADRVVDFNVFAPPGGERDFFAAWKSLLGGPGLVWTTENGGHWIGACGEVVRSLWGDAERFSNEALAVTPGLGEVMEFIPLQQDPPEHKPFRMAVMKGFANNHVVAMEPLVREQARLLIEGLMGKSGCEFMSQFAEILPIHIFLTLIGVPPEDRAKLRPLGQQLTRPDGSMTVVELRDAADAYLEPYIRERLANPGSDLFSRILSVPIEARAWTFGEAQRMCRNLLFGGLDTVVAMMGNMIMHLARHPDDQSYLREDASRIPAAVDELMRRYPTVSVTRNCVETTEVDGVEVREGDLIYLPSVLHNLDPACFDDPEKVDFDRGLSPVRHTTMGLGPHRCVGAGLARLEAIVLLEEWLARVPPFSLAEDVQPTFRGGNVGSLLQLELRWAE encoded by the coding sequence ATGAGCGCGCAGCCAATACCGGATCACGTTCCGGCAGACCGGGTGGTCGATTTCAACGTGTTCGCGCCGCCCGGTGGGGAGCGGGATTTCTTCGCCGCGTGGAAATCCCTGCTCGGCGGCCCCGGCCTCGTCTGGACAACCGAAAACGGCGGGCACTGGATCGGCGCCTGCGGAGAAGTGGTGCGCAGCCTGTGGGGCGATGCGGAGCGCTTTTCCAACGAAGCGCTTGCGGTGACGCCGGGTCTTGGCGAGGTGATGGAGTTCATTCCGCTCCAGCAGGACCCGCCCGAGCACAAGCCGTTCCGCATGGCGGTGATGAAGGGTTTCGCGAATAATCACGTCGTCGCGATGGAGCCGCTGGTCCGCGAACAGGCGCGCCTGCTCATCGAGGGGCTGATGGGCAAGAGCGGGTGCGAGTTCATGTCGCAATTCGCCGAAATCCTGCCGATCCATATCTTCCTGACGCTGATCGGCGTTCCACCCGAAGACCGCGCGAAGCTGCGCCCGCTGGGCCAGCAGTTGACCCGGCCCGACGGATCGATGACGGTGGTCGAACTGCGCGATGCCGCCGACGCCTACTTGGAGCCTTATATCCGCGAACGGCTGGCCAATCCGGGCAGCGACCTGTTCAGCCGGATCCTCTCGGTCCCGATCGAGGCGCGCGCCTGGACTTTCGGCGAGGCGCAGCGGATGTGTCGCAATCTGCTGTTCGGCGGGCTCGATACGGTGGTCGCGATGATGGGCAACATGATCATGCACCTCGCGCGCCATCCTGACGACCAATCGTACCTGCGGGAGGATGCCTCGCGCATTCCCGCCGCAGTCGACGAACTGATGCGGCGATATCCCACGGTTTCGGTCACCCGCAACTGCGTCGAGACGACCGAGGTCGACGGGGTGGAAGTGCGCGAGGGCGATCTGATCTATCTGCCCAGCGTGCTGCACAATCTCGACCCGGCTTGTTTCGACGACCCGGAGAAGGTGGATTTCGATCGCGGCCTGTCGCCGGTGCGCCATACCACCATGGGGCTCGGCCCGCACCGCTGTGTGGGCGCGGGGCTCGCCCGGCTGGAAGCGATCGTTCTGCTCGAAGAATGGCTCGCCCGTGTGCCGCCCTTCTCGCTGGCCGAAGATGTTCAGCCGACGTTTCGTGGCGGTAATGTCGGCTCGCTGCTTCAGCTGGAGCTGCGCTGGGCCGAATAG
- a CDS encoding TetR/AcrR family transcriptional regulator has translation MNKRRGPGRPRKSDTDTSAAIADAGRRRFATRGYEATSLREIASDANIDVALIGYRFGGKAGLWKSIVSQSAKDLHAALDRAMADTQAKPARERLRHAMRAFIDYQLAHPDMPRLLLRDITIDSERNDWLLDELSLPLHRYFFDLAQAAAAECERDVHHLQFRVANFIYAAASTVARRERLAKLVDNVADDRAFEAALEDTLIDGALRCE, from the coding sequence GTGAACAAGCGACGCGGGCCGGGACGGCCCAGAAAGAGCGATACGGATACGAGCGCGGCGATCGCCGACGCCGGCCGGCGGCGCTTCGCCACAAGAGGGTACGAAGCGACCTCGCTGCGTGAAATCGCCTCCGACGCGAATATCGACGTCGCGCTGATCGGCTATCGTTTCGGCGGCAAGGCTGGCTTGTGGAAGTCGATCGTCTCGCAATCGGCGAAGGATCTACACGCAGCGCTCGACCGGGCGATGGCGGACACGCAGGCGAAGCCTGCCCGTGAACGTCTGCGCCACGCGATGAGGGCCTTCATCGACTACCAGCTTGCGCACCCGGATATGCCGCGGCTGCTACTGCGCGACATCACGATCGATTCCGAGCGCAACGACTGGCTGCTCGACGAGCTTTCGCTGCCGCTGCACCGCTATTTCTTCGATCTCGCCCAGGCGGCTGCCGCAGAGTGCGAGCGCGATGTGCATCACCTGCAATTCAGGGTGGCCAACTTCATCTATGCAGCGGCGAGTACCGTCGCCCGGCGGGAACGCCTCGCCAAGCTGGTCGATAATGTGGCTGACGACCGCGCGTTCGAGGCGGCGCTCGAAGACACTCTGATCGACGGAGCATTGCGCTGTGAGTGA
- a CDS encoding acyl-CoA dehydrogenase family protein: MIEVSQRARDIGDRVEDFVRSKIAPYEHDPRRDHHGAPTRELVREIRALAREAGLMTPHIMEDGSHLTQVETAYVLIKSGLSPLGPLALNTNAPDEGNMYLLGHVGSDHLKEKFLSRLVSGDEQSAFFMTEPADWGGAGSDPSMMKTTCKLDGNHWVVNGRKRFITGADGAGVGIVMARAEGVDEGGGACMFLVDLPDPAIRIEGAPNTIDNSMPGGHADVTIENLRVPADQMLGAAGEGFRYAQVRLSPARLSHCMRWLGAAIRCQEIASDYACRRQAFGKPLIDHEGVGFMLAQNQIDLKQAELMIYWCASVLDTGDLGTTESSMAKVAVSEALMRVADNCVQVMGGTGVTDQTIVEQVFRELRAFRIYDGPTEVHKWSLAKKIKKAHREAAASA, encoded by the coding sequence ATGATCGAGGTTTCGCAACGCGCCCGGGACATAGGCGATCGGGTGGAGGACTTCGTGCGGAGCAAGATCGCGCCTTACGAGCACGACCCGCGCCGCGACCATCACGGCGCGCCGACCCGCGAACTGGTCCGCGAAATCCGCGCGCTCGCCCGCGAGGCAGGGCTGATGACGCCGCACATCATGGAGGACGGCAGCCACCTGACCCAGGTCGAGACTGCCTATGTCCTCATCAAATCGGGCCTCTCCCCGCTCGGTCCGCTGGCGCTCAACACCAACGCGCCGGACGAGGGCAACATGTACCTTCTGGGCCATGTCGGAAGCGATCACCTGAAGGAGAAATTCCTCTCCCGACTGGTTTCGGGCGACGAGCAAAGCGCGTTCTTCATGACCGAGCCTGCCGACTGGGGCGGGGCCGGATCCGATCCTTCGATGATGAAGACCACCTGCAAGCTGGACGGCAATCACTGGGTGGTGAACGGGCGCAAGCGCTTCATCACCGGGGCCGACGGCGCAGGCGTGGGCATCGTGATGGCGCGCGCCGAGGGCGTGGACGAAGGCGGCGGGGCCTGCATGTTCCTGGTCGACCTGCCCGATCCCGCGATCCGGATCGAGGGCGCGCCCAACACGATCGACAATTCGATGCCCGGCGGCCACGCGGATGTCACGATCGAGAACCTGCGCGTGCCTGCCGACCAGATGCTCGGCGCGGCGGGCGAGGGCTTCCGCTATGCGCAGGTGCGCCTGTCGCCCGCGCGCCTGTCGCACTGCATGCGCTGGCTGGGCGCGGCGATCCGGTGTCAGGAGATCGCCAGCGACTATGCCTGCCGCCGCCAGGCCTTCGGCAAGCCGCTGATCGATCACGAAGGCGTGGGCTTCATGCTCGCGCAGAACCAGATCGACCTCAAGCAGGCCGAACTGATGATCTACTGGTGCGCCAGCGTGCTCGACACGGGCGATCTGGGCACCACCGAAAGCTCGATGGCGAAGGTCGCCGTATCCGAAGCGCTGATGCGGGTGGCCGACAACTGCGTACAGGTGATGGGCGGCACCGGGGTGACCGACCAGACCATTGTCGAGCAGGTGTTTCGCGAGCTGCGCGCGTTCAGGATCTACGACGGCCCGACCGAGGTGCACAAATGGTCGCTCGCCAAGAAGATCAAGAAGGCCCACCGCGAGGCCGCCGCGTCGGCATGA
- a CDS encoding MerC domain-containing protein, with amino-acid sequence MDGAGVTLSTACLIHCLVFPLAIAILPSWSTALSLPEEFHLVMVLIAGPLTSYVLLKSRHGAGRAGPRLALGFAGLALMISGLFAHTVALETGLTTLGAALVAAAHILNWRSRARPCRSAQVSD; translated from the coding sequence ATGGATGGTGCCGGCGTGACGCTGTCGACCGCCTGCCTCATCCATTGCCTCGTCTTCCCACTGGCCATCGCCATCCTGCCGAGCTGGAGCACTGCGCTCTCGCTGCCGGAAGAGTTTCATCTCGTCATGGTGCTCATCGCGGGGCCGCTGACCAGCTATGTCCTGCTGAAATCACGGCATGGTGCGGGCAGGGCGGGACCCCGGCTGGCCCTCGGCTTTGCCGGGCTGGCGCTGATGATCTCGGGCCTGTTTGCCCATACTGTGGCGCTTGAAACCGGGCTCACGACACTTGGCGCGGCACTGGTTGCCGCGGCCCATATTCTCAACTGGCGAAGCCGGGCCAGGCCATGCCGGTCGGCCCAGGTATCGGACTGA